In Qipengyuania psychrotolerans, one DNA window encodes the following:
- a CDS encoding beta strand repeat-containing protein has protein sequence MMDSFEQNGDFSDTQESQDTDTGRTRATRPDGAARAEIVLTPDANNVVVLPEGASLETLTAQGRDLVLVLDDGTRVIIPEGAIIVPQIVFDGVTIPAANLAALLTGNEPQPAAGDPQSSGGNFEVDPGNIQAAFDIGDLLPYTQLAFPEDKEREVIPYNVENDPDIVIETPDNPAGVINAIARVDEAGLPARNVDGNDETPGTRDETNAETATGTIVFNAPDGVAAVLINGVEITEIGQVFVGDSGTLTITSINLVTGEIGFSYTLSDNLVGETVDGSFVMTVVDVDGDSATATLQIIVVDDAPIALDDSDSMDAGTYGPIAGNVMTGEGTDSGAAGADEEGADGASVTGVSFGGSDNGSLTIDGDYGTLVLEADGSYTYTRFPDAPGGVSDAFDYVLTDADGSTSSATLTITIGDSTPEITLLPEGEAATIVDEEGLPARSGESEGSDAGSDSETSTGTINFVSPDGVASVTLDGTVITGAGQTIVIGNGTLTVTAFDAAAGTLTYSYTLEDNTSGDDTGFEVELVVTDLDGDTATGTFTIGVIDDVPTANDDSAAQGGENDPVTVDVFVNDVQGADSVQLDAIAAVDGTLSGAGSLAYNGDGTFTYTPAAGETGTVTFDYQIMDGDGDVSTATVTITLQPDSTPEISVQGDNDVEESGLGARDGEPEGSNSASDGEIAEGTINIATGGDTIASLVIDGVDVTGGGSVTTTSGVLTVTLTGGVYTYTYELTDNTLSDPDSESFSLTVTDSDGDTASTTLVIAIIDDAPSAEDDANSIGAGEYGPVGGNVLGNDTQGADGASVTSYTGAGGSGAADSTIQGLYGTLTIAADGTYSYTRDADTPGGVEDSFDYVITDGDGDTATATLVISIADSPVTLDLPVAGGAGTLVDEAGLPAGSEAATDGEFTSGTFTYTAPDGPAVITLGGDTVTAVGQTITGSFGTLTITSIADGAIGYTYELTTNTSGDDTFDAFAVTVTDQDGDTTGGTLQIDIVDDVPTAVADTDSVTEDGPLIATGNVITDAEANGDNGADTEGADGALVSAVGFGATSGTVGVALAGAYGSLVLEDDGTYTYELDNQNPLVQGLDSTESLTEVFTYTVLDGDGDTSTTTLTITINGANDIVTINGLDLSGPEEIVDEDDLADGSSPDAGALVQGGTFTVDSPDGLTNLTVGGTAVWGAGQTYPITVTGDFGTVSITGVTVTTDANGDVVSATVSYEYELSDNTLDHTVSGEDSLVDSFEVVATDTDGSQDTASLDVQVIDDVPTANDDAAGQVNENDPIVIDALGNDVFGADGVDITDIASVVVATQGSQGTATYDPATGLFTYVPAPGAGSNGDLTDSFTYTITDNDGDSSTATVTVTLQPDSEPQGGQVAAAVDDDGLVGGNPDSTTGDLDANANDDPADTSEASFTGLLDFSVGNDGPAVIGFDPALDGSTAMVGTEMVTYSVTGTTLTATGPRGVLFTVEITDTATGAYTVTLVDNVLHADGADENDAFASLDFTVTDSDGDVTTTNLGITFDDDAPTATNNTNSVTEGATVTGNILTDDDGAGIDAGGADGLAGIIGVTSVGTNDSDNTGPFTVSSALGTLTVLADGSYTYQSFANSTNSDTTDTFIYQIIDADGDIAEATLVIDISNVAGRAEDDEATVNEAGLDGIGSAGATDSEIDADGQITVTGAAGTLTYTLTSSATGTYGTLTLDSVTGEYTYTLTAPVDGDSLLPDQGGDNGTNTVTGEEAFTYEVRDDLGNLIDTGTINVEIVDDVPNATDQTLVTVAEDAADITGNVMTDGTPDTEGADGATVTAITVGAQTVVVPQDGTDATLVTANGTYTIDMDGNWSFNPNPGLDQSGGAISADFTYTLTDGDGDTDTATQPINIEDGTDPADPAPIILNLDDQNLADGSTPAGPDFDADTINFVPGSDPFTSIVFGDTSGLLGGLTWVRVDDNTITGSDGGRLVVTLELTVNGNDATVTATLEDNYLGHPNPLIDDLSVLGSVDVVATDVDGDTAIGGVLVRVSDDRPTIEAVAPTAGLIEVDETNLGLADSANLSGLFTPDYNADGAGSVGAYTLGLTGSATSLVDTATGEDVVVTMNGSTIEGRTDGTGDLVFTIEVAADGTVTLTQLRAVVHADDTDPDDVTGGLADDLVTLTATVTDGDGDTDTATADIGGAFAFRDDGPAIDATVVDLDTVLLTTQDADTVGGSDTDVSTADFGGAFSVASSSYGADGEGSISWAYDLVVDAAASGLTSDGVDISLSLVGGVVEGRAGGTLVFTIAVDAGTGVVTLTQFEEIDHDLPGDATDYDNQLETLATGLVTLRGTATIEDGDGDTASETVLLDLGGNIRFADDGPDVTVTGVAPALIVDETDLGTDATGEFGDVFTFDFGADGPGSVGGGESYDLGISASGADSGLVDTATGNSVFLFLEAGVVVGREGTDALDAATGDTVFTLSVDADGTVTLDQQRAVVHADGTDPDDATGLGSAGLVTLTATATDGDGDTHTATINIGDAITFEDDGPSTDTNPTVLLDDDALGGNAGGTGDDADAANTSGTLAHDFGEDGGSIAFETTGAPAGFQYVTSGDDILIQQDQGSGFVTVLTVTLNTATGAYTVTQNLPILHADGNDENNESFSLTYTVTDGDTDTATGTLTINVDDDTPIANSDTDSLTEGGTATGNVLDGTGTTSGAAGIDQPGADGFGSPAVLGVSHSGLGTSDTAADGGGNYVLTGDFGTLTINEDGSYSYAVATDSITQNETDTFTYTIQDADGDTTTATLTFSIDNVTLVGDDASVTVFEEALDTTIDVGDVAAGSVTGSDPSQTTETSTGQVSVAGATGYSIAGGTSAGGFTTIAGTYGTLVINETSGEFTYTLTAPFTTNPAANDGVTTALEAETFTYTATDANGNTTTGDITVDIVDDVPYAVVPEAADDIVNGPSAVSGPYDLDVDGSVVDNYGADGAGTVRFSPSLDGTDSGLTSSFQTITYVLDDDQTLRGVTTGGDTIFTVTLNPADGTYTVDMDGSIDSTSDITFNPLTAQFVGGNGSWTGFVPIGDSVINPIDDDSQDLLLTPAINGADGGTINSTANSGGVGGGASVGGGETFRVDFVTDLRGNPADSTQNDYAGAANRDHVFDGHYTVNGATALFKSTSGSTVNIAAFDDLDGNNIVGDGNLDTITGVAITYRGVAYEGPGGESLITTSGTYLINGRSFTVTFNNDGTVDVANLEGDPGQSQIGTQIAVFTDDGYNSVEYTHAGGDTFQVGGFGASTITTDPVTWDIPVEVVDGDGDVSTTGDITITASTPDASPVTVMEEIAIKDDLLDLVVNDNDTAGSFGFLPAAGTGSLGAGMMRSEVRTAEMATVAAMATGFAMPELLGAAAMQFEAANGLEGHETVFEVQAAPLDLGREMPQLDSGMDFASPVGGDIADAGFEANILSSGSVSDGAPAFFAADPADSGIDYSALTASEFGGAEQPGAFGGLDASFAGASGAMEALLLMEASAAPADIASVDSKPTVAEAIQDIAAEAGIDALVSHYAPGNELAAASSDGVMMPAQGLLDTMLHTGTEMGMMGGFTTTDQLDEAAALVGSAA, from the coding sequence CACGCTGTCGGACAACTTGGTCGGAGAGACAGTCGACGGTTCGTTCGTGATGACGGTCGTCGATGTGGACGGCGACAGCGCAACCGCAACCCTCCAGATCATCGTAGTCGACGATGCGCCTATCGCACTCGACGACAGCGATAGCATGGACGCTGGCACCTACGGCCCGATTGCCGGCAACGTCATGACCGGTGAAGGTACCGATAGCGGCGCAGCTGGCGCTGACGAAGAAGGCGCTGACGGAGCTTCGGTTACCGGCGTTTCATTCGGCGGCAGCGACAACGGATCGCTCACCATCGACGGCGATTACGGTACGCTCGTCCTCGAAGCGGATGGCAGCTACACCTACACCCGCTTCCCCGATGCGCCGGGCGGCGTATCGGATGCTTTCGATTATGTCCTGACCGATGCCGACGGCAGCACCTCGAGCGCGACGCTGACGATCACTATCGGCGACAGCACTCCCGAAATCACACTGCTTCCCGAAGGCGAAGCGGCAACGATCGTCGACGAAGAAGGCCTGCCCGCACGCTCTGGCGAATCCGAAGGTTCGGACGCTGGCAGCGACAGCGAAACTTCCACCGGAACGATCAACTTCGTATCGCCCGATGGCGTGGCCAGCGTAACGCTGGACGGCACGGTGATCACTGGCGCAGGTCAGACTATCGTCATCGGCAATGGCACACTGACCGTGACCGCATTCGATGCAGCGGCCGGAACGCTGACCTACAGCTATACGCTCGAAGACAACACCTCTGGCGACGACACCGGCTTTGAAGTCGAACTGGTGGTAACCGACCTCGACGGCGATACCGCAACCGGCACTTTCACCATCGGGGTGATCGACGATGTCCCGACCGCCAACGACGACAGTGCTGCGCAGGGCGGCGAGAACGATCCTGTGACGGTCGATGTCTTCGTCAATGATGTCCAAGGGGCGGATTCTGTTCAGCTCGATGCGATCGCCGCAGTAGACGGCACGCTGAGCGGTGCAGGCAGCCTGGCCTATAATGGCGACGGCACCTTCACCTACACTCCCGCAGCTGGCGAGACCGGCACGGTAACTTTCGACTACCAGATCATGGACGGCGACGGCGATGTATCGACCGCAACCGTGACGATCACCCTGCAGCCCGATTCCACGCCCGAAATCTCGGTCCAAGGCGACAATGACGTCGAGGAATCCGGTCTTGGTGCACGCGATGGCGAACCGGAAGGTTCGAACTCGGCCAGCGATGGCGAGATCGCGGAAGGCACGATCAATATCGCAACCGGCGGCGACACCATCGCCTCGCTGGTTATCGACGGCGTCGATGTAACCGGCGGCGGTTCGGTCACCACCACCAGCGGCGTTTTGACCGTCACCCTTACGGGCGGCGTCTACACCTATACCTATGAACTGACCGACAACACGCTGTCCGATCCGGATAGTGAGAGCTTCTCGCTGACGGTCACCGACAGCGACGGCGATACTGCGTCGACCACGCTGGTCATTGCGATCATCGATGATGCGCCTTCGGCAGAAGACGACGCCAATTCCATCGGCGCTGGCGAATATGGCCCGGTCGGCGGCAACGTGCTTGGCAACGACACGCAAGGTGCCGACGGCGCCAGCGTTACTTCGTACACCGGCGCAGGCGGCTCTGGCGCGGCAGACTCCACGATCCAGGGCCTCTACGGCACCCTGACGATCGCTGCCGACGGCACATACAGCTACACCCGCGATGCGGATACTCCGGGCGGCGTCGAAGACAGCTTCGATTACGTCATCACTGATGGTGACGGCGATACGGCAACCGCGACGCTCGTCATTTCAATTGCTGACAGCCCCGTAACGCTGGATCTGCCTGTGGCAGGAGGCGCCGGTACGCTGGTTGACGAAGCTGGCCTTCCAGCCGGTTCCGAAGCCGCGACCGATGGCGAATTCACCAGCGGAACCTTCACCTATACCGCCCCCGATGGTCCGGCTGTGATCACGCTCGGCGGCGATACCGTGACTGCAGTAGGGCAAACGATCACTGGCAGCTTCGGCACGCTCACGATCACATCGATCGCCGATGGCGCGATTGGCTACACATACGAGCTGACCACCAATACCAGCGGCGACGATACATTCGACGCATTCGCCGTGACCGTGACCGACCAGGATGGGGACACGACTGGCGGCACATTGCAGATCGACATCGTGGACGATGTTCCGACCGCCGTTGCCGACACTGACAGCGTGACCGAAGATGGACCGTTGATCGCAACAGGCAATGTCATCACCGATGCAGAAGCCAACGGCGATAATGGTGCCGATACCGAAGGCGCCGACGGGGCCCTCGTTTCTGCAGTCGGTTTCGGAGCAACCTCTGGCACGGTGGGCGTCGCGCTCGCAGGGGCCTATGGTTCGCTGGTTCTGGAAGATGACGGCACTTACACCTACGAACTCGACAACCAGAACCCGCTTGTTCAGGGCCTGGATTCGACCGAGAGCCTGACCGAAGTCTTCACCTATACGGTCCTTGACGGTGACGGAGATACCAGCACCACCACGCTGACGATCACCATCAACGGCGCGAACGACATCGTGACTATCAATGGTCTCGACCTGAGCGGCCCGGAAGAAATCGTCGACGAAGACGACCTTGCCGACGGCTCTTCGCCAGATGCAGGCGCCCTGGTCCAGGGCGGCACCTTCACGGTCGATAGCCCTGACGGACTGACCAACCTCACTGTAGGCGGAACCGCCGTTTGGGGCGCTGGCCAGACCTATCCGATCACCGTCACTGGCGATTTCGGAACAGTCAGCATCACTGGCGTGACTGTCACGACGGACGCCAATGGCGATGTGGTTTCGGCGACCGTTTCCTACGAATACGAACTGTCGGACAACACGCTCGATCACACGGTTTCGGGCGAAGACAGCCTCGTCGACAGCTTCGAAGTTGTCGCGACGGATACTGACGGTTCGCAAGATACCGCCTCGCTCGACGTTCAGGTCATCGATGATGTTCCGACTGCCAATGATGACGCCGCAGGCCAGGTCAATGAAAACGATCCGATCGTGATCGACGCGCTTGGCAATGACGTATTTGGGGCGGACGGCGTCGACATCACGGATATTGCCAGCGTTGTCGTCGCGACACAGGGTAGCCAGGGTACGGCAACCTATGACCCGGCAACCGGCCTTTTCACCTACGTCCCGGCACCGGGCGCAGGCAGCAACGGCGATCTGACGGACAGCTTCACCTACACCATTACCGACAATGACGGCGACAGTTCGACGGCGACAGTGACCGTCACCCTTCAGCCCGATTCCGAACCGCAAGGCGGCCAGGTCGCGGCTGCCGTTGATGACGACGGCCTTGTTGGCGGCAACCCGGATTCCACGACAGGCGATCTCGACGCCAACGCGAACGACGATCCTGCCGACACCAGCGAAGCAAGCTTCACCGGCCTGCTCGATTTCAGTGTCGGCAATGACGGCCCCGCAGTGATCGGCTTCGATCCGGCACTCGACGGTTCGACAGCAATGGTCGGCACGGAAATGGTGACCTATTCGGTTACCGGCACCACGCTTACCGCCACCGGGCCGCGCGGCGTGCTTTTCACCGTGGAAATCACGGACACGGCGACGGGCGCTTACACGGTAACACTGGTCGATAATGTCCTGCATGCTGACGGCGCTGACGAGAACGATGCGTTCGCTTCGCTCGACTTTACGGTCACCGACAGCGACGGCGATGTCACGACGACCAACCTCGGCATTACCTTCGATGACGATGCGCCTACCGCGACCAACAACACCAATTCGGTCACTGAAGGTGCCACTGTCACCGGCAATATCCTGACCGATGACGATGGTGCAGGCATTGATGCTGGCGGGGCTGACGGTCTTGCAGGCATCATCGGGGTGACAAGCGTTGGTACTAATGACAGCGACAACACTGGGCCGTTCACGGTCTCCTCGGCGCTGGGTACGCTCACCGTGCTGGCAGATGGCAGCTATACCTACCAGAGCTTCGCCAACTCGACCAACTCCGACACCACGGACACCTTCATCTATCAGATCATCGATGCGGACGGCGATATCGCCGAGGCGACGCTGGTGATCGACATCAGCAATGTCGCAGGCCGGGCCGAAGATGACGAAGCGACCGTCAACGAAGCCGGCCTCGACGGGATCGGCAGCGCTGGCGCGACCGACAGCGAAATCGACGCTGACGGCCAGATCACCGTCACCGGTGCAGCAGGTACGCTGACCTATACGCTGACATCCAGCGCGACCGGCACTTACGGCACGCTCACACTCGACAGTGTCACTGGCGAGTACACTTACACGCTGACCGCTCCGGTTGATGGCGACAGCCTTCTTCCTGACCAGGGCGGCGACAACGGCACGAACACTGTCACCGGTGAAGAGGCCTTCACATACGAAGTGCGCGACGATCTGGGCAACCTGATCGACACCGGCACGATCAATGTCGAAATCGTGGACGATGTCCCGAATGCCACCGACCAGACTCTGGTCACCGTCGCCGAAGACGCTGCCGACATTACTGGCAACGTCATGACCGACGGCACGCCCGATACCGAAGGCGCGGACGGAGCAACCGTCACTGCGATTACCGTGGGCGCCCAGACAGTCGTCGTGCCCCAGGACGGTACCGATGCAACACTGGTGACGGCCAACGGCACCTACACCATCGATATGGACGGCAACTGGTCGTTCAATCCCAATCCGGGGCTCGATCAGTCGGGCGGCGCAATCTCCGCCGACTTCACCTATACGCTGACCGATGGAGACGGTGATACCGACACCGCCACGCAGCCGATCAACATCGAAGACGGCACCGATCCTGCTGATCCGGCACCGATCATTCTTAATCTCGATGACCAGAACCTTGCGGACGGAAGCACTCCTGCAGGCCCTGATTTTGATGCTGATACGATCAACTTCGTGCCAGGCTCCGATCCGTTTACTTCGATTGTCTTTGGCGACACCTCTGGCCTTCTCGGCGGGCTTACTTGGGTCCGTGTCGATGACAACACGATCACAGGCTCGGATGGCGGCCGCCTGGTTGTAACGCTCGAGCTCACGGTAAATGGCAATGACGCCACCGTGACCGCGACGCTTGAAGACAACTACCTGGGTCACCCCAATCCCTTGATTGATGACCTAAGCGTCCTTGGCTCAGTCGACGTCGTCGCAACCGATGTTGATGGCGACACTGCAATCGGCGGCGTGCTGGTGCGCGTATCGGATGACAGGCCGACCATTGAGGCCGTGGCCCCAACAGCTGGTTTGATCGAGGTTGATGAAACCAATCTCGGACTTGCCGACAGCGCCAACCTCTCCGGCCTTTTCACTCCCGATTACAATGCAGACGGTGCGGGCAGTGTCGGTGCCTACACCCTGGGCCTGACTGGTTCGGCGACCTCGCTGGTCGACACTGCAACCGGCGAAGACGTAGTCGTGACCATGAACGGTTCGACGATCGAAGGCCGCACGGATGGCACTGGCGATCTGGTATTCACGATCGAAGTGGCCGCCGACGGGACTGTCACGCTCACCCAGCTTCGTGCCGTGGTTCATGCCGATGATACGGATCCGGATGATGTAACCGGCGGATTGGCTGATGATCTCGTCACGCTGACCGCGACTGTCACCGACGGTGACGGCGATACGGACACGGCAACGGCCGATATCGGCGGTGCATTCGCATTCCGCGATGACGGTCCGGCAATCGACGCTACAGTCGTCGACCTCGACACCGTGCTGCTCACGACGCAGGATGCGGACACGGTCGGCGGTAGCGATACCGACGTGTCGACTGCCGACTTCGGCGGTGCCTTCAGCGTTGCCAGCTCAAGCTACGGCGCAGACGGCGAAGGCAGCATTTCGTGGGCTTACGACCTGGTGGTCGATGCAGCGGCTTCGGGCCTCACCAGCGACGGCGTCGATATTTCGCTCAGCCTTGTCGGCGGCGTGGTCGAAGGCCGCGCAGGCGGCACGCTGGTGTTCACCATCGCGGTCGATGCCGGCACCGGCGTAGTCACTCTGACGCAGTTCGAGGAAATCGATCACGATCTTCCCGGCGATGCGACCGATTACGACAACCAGCTGGAAACCCTCGCAACCGGCCTTGTTACGCTGCGCGGTACTGCGACCATCGAAGATGGCGACGGCGATACTGCCAGCGAAACTGTCCTGCTCGACCTTGGCGGCAACATCCGCTTCGCCGATGACGGTCCCGATGTGACGGTGACCGGCGTTGCACCCGCCCTGATCGTTGACGAAACGGATCTCGGCACGGACGCAACCGGCGAGTTTGGCGATGTCTTCACCTTCGATTTCGGTGCAGACGGTCCCGGCTCGGTCGGCGGGGGCGAAAGCTATGACCTGGGTATTTCGGCTAGTGGCGCGGATAGCGGCCTTGTCGATACCGCGACCGGCAATTCGGTCTTCCTGTTCCTCGAAGCTGGCGTAGTCGTCGGCCGCGAAGGCACGGATGCGCTTGATGCCGCAACCGGCGACACGGTCTTCACACTGAGCGTGGATGCTGATGGCACCGTCACGCTCGACCAGCAGCGCGCTGTAGTTCATGCCGATGGCACGGATCCGGACGATGCTACGGGCCTCGGCTCGGCTGGCCTCGTCACGCTGACCGCTACCGCCACCGATGGCGACGGTGATACCCATACTGCAACGATCAATATCGGCGATGCGATCACGTTCGAAGACGATGGTCCGTCCACGGATACGAACCCGACGGTCCTGCTCGACGATGACGCGCTGGGCGGCAACGCCGGCGGCACCGGGGACGACGCCGATGCAGCCAATACCAGCGGTACTCTGGCGCATGATTTCGGCGAAGATGGCGGTTCGATCGCTTTCGAAACGACAGGGGCCCCGGCAGGCTTCCAGTATGTGACTTCCGGCGATGACATCCTGATCCAGCAGGACCAGGGCAGCGGTTTCGTGACCGTGCTCACGGTTACGCTGAACACGGCAACCGGCGCTTATACCGTTACTCAGAACCTGCCGATCCTGCATGCCGATGGTAATGACGAGAATAACGAGAGCTTCTCGCTGACCTACACGGTAACCGATGGTGACACGGATACTGCAACCGGCACGCTGACGATCAATGTCGATGACGATACGCCGATTGCAAACTCGGATACGGACTCGCTAACCGAAGGCGGCACGGCCACCGGCAATGTGCTGGACGGTACGGGTACGACTTCGGGCGCAGCCGGCATCGATCAGCCGGGTGCGGACGGCTTCGGTTCGCCTGCGGTGCTGGGTGTTTCGCACAGCGGCCTGGGCACCAGCGATACGGCAGCTGACGGCGGTGGCAATTACGTCCTGACCGGCGATTTCGGAACGCTCACGATCAACGAAGACGGTAGCTATTCCTACGCGGTTGCTACCGATTCGATCACGCAAAACGAAACCGATACGTTCACCTACACGATCCAGGATGCAGATGGTGACACCACGACTGCGACCCTGACTTTCTCGATCGACAACGTCACACTGGTCGGCGACGACGCAAGCGTGACCGTGTTCGAGGAAGCGCTCGATACGACAATCGATGTGGGCGATGTTGCTGCTGGCAGCGTCACGGGTTCCGACCCTTCGCAGACAACGGAAACTTCGACAGGTCAGGTGAGTGTGGCCGGAGCGACGGGTTACTCCATCGCAGGCGGCACCTCGGCAGGCGGCTTTACCACGATTGCGGGCACTTACGGCACGCTGGTCATCAATGAGACGAGCGGTGAGTTCACCTATACGCTGACCGCACCGTTCACGACCAATCCGGCCGCAAACGATGGCGTCACCACGGCGCTTGAAGCGGAAACCTTTACCTACACCGCGACCGACGCGAACGGGAACACGACAACGGGCGACATCACAGTCGATATCGTTGACGACGTACCTTACGCAGTGGTGCCGGAGGCTGCCGATGACATCGTAAATGGTCCGTCCGCAGTTTCGGGTCCCTACGATCTCGATGTCGATGGCAGCGTGGTCGACAACTACGGTGCCGATGGCGCCGGAACAGTCCGCTTCTCGCCTTCGCTTGACGGCACAGACAGCGGTCTGACTTCCAGCTTCCAGACGATCACCTACGTGCTCGACGATGATCAGACACTGCGCGGCGTGACAACTGGCGGTGACACGATCTTCACGGTCACCCTGAACCCGGCTGACGGAACCTATACGGTCGACATGGACGGTTCGATCGACTCCACGAGCGATATCACGTTCAATCCGCTGACTGCACAGTTCGTTGGCGGGAACGGCAGCTGGACCGGCTTCGTGCCCATCGGCGATAGCGTGATCAATCCGATCGACGACGACAGCCAGGATCTCTTGCTGACGCCGGCAATCAATGGTGCCGATGGCGGCACCATCAACTCCACTGCCAACTCTGGCGGTGTTGGCGGCGGCGCGTCGGTCGGGGGCGGAGAAACATTCCGCGTCGACTTCGTGACCGATCTACGGGGCAATCCTGCAGATTCGACCCAGAACGACTATGCCGGTGCGGCAAACAGGGACCACGTGTTCGACGGTCACTACACCGTGAACGGCGCAACTGCCCTGTTCAAATCGACAAGTGGTTCCACGGTCAATATCGCCGCGTTTGACGATCTGGACGGCAACAATATCGTTGGCGACGGCAATCTCGACACGATCACCGGCGTGGCAATCACCTATCGCGGCGTTGCCTACGAAGGACCCGGCGGTGAATCGCTGATCACCACCAGCGGCACTTACCTGATCAACGGCCGCAGCTTCACCGTCACCTTCAACAATGACGGCACAGTCGATGTCGCCAATCTCGAAGGTGATCCCGGTCAAAGCCAGATCGGCACACAGATCGCAGTGTTCACCGACGACGGTTATAACAGCGTCGAATACACGCACGCTGGAGGCGATACCTTCCAGGTGGGCGGCTTCGGTGCCAGCACGATTACAACCGATCCAGTCACTTGGGATATTCCGGTAGAAGTCGTCGATGGCGACGGGGATGTCTCGACCACAGGCGATATCACGATCACCGCCAGCACTCCGGACGCAAGCCCGGTCACGGTGATGGAAGAGATCGCGATCAAGGACGACCTCCTGGATCTCGTCGTCAACGATAATGACACGGCTGGCAGCTTCGGCTTCCTGCCGGCCGCAGGTACCGGGTCACTTGGTGCAGGCATGATGCGCAGCGAAGTGCGGACTGCCGAGATGGCTACGGTCGCTGCAATGGCGACTGGTTTCGCAATGCCCGAACTATTGGGTGCAGCGGCAATGCAGTTCGAAGCTGCTAACGGTCTGGAAGGCCATGAGACAGTTTTCGAAGTGCAGGCGGCCCCGCTCGATCTGGGACGTGAAATGCCGCAGCTCGACAGCGGAATGGATTTCGCCTCGCCGGTCGGCGGTGACATTGCGGATGCGGGCTTCGAAGCCAACATCCTGTCGAGCGGATCCGTCAGCGACGGCGCTCCGGCGTTCTTCGCCGCGGATCCTGCTGACAGCGGCATCGATTATTCCGCCCTGACCGCTTCCGAATTTGGCGGAGCAGAGCAGCCAGGTGCATTTGGCGGACTTGATGCCTCCTTCGCTGGCGCGAGCGGTGCGATGGAAGCGCTGCTGCTGATGGAAGCTTCGGCTGCCCCTGCGGATATCGCATCCGTCGACAGCAAGCCGACTGTCGCAGAAGCCATCCAGGACATCGCCGCAGAGGCCGGCATCGATGCGCTTGTATCGCACTATGCACCGGGCAACGAATTGGCCGCTGCTTCAAGCGATGGCGTGATGATGCCTGCCCAAGGCCTGCTGGACACTATGCTCCACACCGGCACCGAAATGGGAATGATGGGCGGTTTTACTACGACCGACCAGCTCGACGAAGCCGCAGCGCTTGTCGGCAGTGCAGCGTGA
- a CDS encoding OmpA family protein, which translates to MKNITAFIALAGAAAGIMPTAVYAQDNLMAMEGGELRSEVQRRYDAGLSLTNDSSAVSANDPRYTWASEAKAQCGIALGFLKSNTKDETSISRCALAYDMMQRMPQPRVEAAPEPAPQPEVCNREAPGLIFFEFDSATPQQDAVETVQYVVENAPACNWRAFTVVGHTDRAGSNAYNEGLSLRRAEAVANLMASRGIPAASISTEALGEASPRVPTADGVRELQNRRVEIQISE; encoded by the coding sequence ATGAAAAATATAACGGCGTTTATCGCGCTGGCCGGAGCCGCAGCGGGCATTATGCCTACTGCGGTTTACGCGCAGGATAACCTGATGGCGATGGAAGGGGGCGAGCTTCGCAGCGAAGTCCAGCGGCGTTACGATGCCGGTCTGTCATTGACCAATGACAGCTCTGCCGTGTCTGCCAACGACCCACGGTACACTTGGGCGAGCGAGGCCAAAGCCCAGTGCGGAATTGCACTCGGCTTCCTCAAGTCGAACACCAAGGACGAGACCAGCATATCGCGCTGCGCGCTTGCCTATGACATGATGCAGCGCATGCCGCAGCCGCGTGTCGAGGCCGCGCCTGAGCCGGCACCTCAGCCAGAGGTCTGCAACCGCGAGGCGCCCGGACTGATATTCTTCGAGTTCGATTCCGCCACACCGCAGCAGGATGCAGTTGAGACAGTCCAATATGTCGTCGAGAACGCGCCTGCCTGTAACTGGCGTGCGTTTACCGTGGTCGGCCACACCGACCGTGCGGGCAGCAATGCCTATAACGAAGGCCTGTCATTGCGGCGTGCCGAGGCGGTGGCCAATCTGATGGCGAGTCGGGGCATTCCGGCTGCCAGCATTTCCACCGAGGCACTGGGTGAAGCATCACCCCGTGTGCCAACCGCCGATGGCGTGCGCGAGTTGCAGAACCGCCGCGTCGAAATCCAGATCAGCGAATAA